A genomic stretch from Falco cherrug isolate bFalChe1 chromosome 1, bFalChe1.pri, whole genome shotgun sequence includes:
- the RASL11B gene encoding ras-like protein family member 11B yields the protein MRLTQGMCTIAECAPGGEGCPAARPRLVKIAVVGGSGVGKTALVVRFLTRRFIGDYERNAGNLYSRHIQIDGEMLAIQVQDTPGVQIHEHSLDCNEQLNRCIRWADALVIVFSITDYKSYELLGHLYHHVRQLHPGNAVPVVIVANKADLLHIKEVEPQQGLQLANMLGCTFYEVSVSENYNNVFNAFHLLCKEVSKQQTTSTPERRRTSLIPRPKSPNMQDLKRRFKQALSAKVRTVTSV from the exons ATGCGCCTGACGCAGGGCATGTGCACCATCGCCGAGTGCGCGCCCGGCGGGGAgggctgccccgccgcccggccccgcctcGTCAAGATCGCCGTGGTGGGGGGCAGCGGCGTGGGCAAGACag CGCTGGTGGTGCGGTTCCTCACCCGGCGGTTCATCGGCGACTACGAGAGGAACGCAG GTAATCTCTACAGCAGGCACATCCAGATAGATGGAGAGATGTTGGCCATTCAAGTGCAAGATACTCCAGGAGTTCAG ATCCATGAACACAGTCTGGATTGTAACGAGCAGCTGAACAGATGCATTCGCTGGGCAGATGCCCTGGTGATTGTTTTCTCCATCACAGACTATAAGAGCTACGAACTACTCGGTCACCTTTACCATCATGTTCGACAGTTGCATCCAGGAAATGCAGTCCCTGTTGTCATTGTTGCAAATAAAGCTGATCTCTTGCATATCAAAGAGGTGGAGCCTCAGCAGGGACTTCAGCTGGCCAACATGCTGGGCTGTACTTTCTATGAAGTATCTGTCAGTGAAAACTATAACAATGTCTTCAATGCCTTCCATCTCCTCTGTAAAGAAGTCAGTAAACAGCAAACAACCAGCACCCCCGAGAGAAGGAGAACCTCTCTCATTCCACGGCCAAAATCGCCTAACATGCAGGATCTGAAGAGAAGGTTTAAGCAAGCTTTGTCTGCCAAAGTGAGGACTGTCACTTCTGTCTGA